One region of Armigeres subalbatus isolate Guangzhou_Male chromosome 3, GZ_Asu_2, whole genome shotgun sequence genomic DNA includes:
- the LOC134222715 gene encoding uncharacterized protein LOC134222715, translating into MEQTINEEGDGGNEEDVFQTDPVVEEYVDKSFERFEHVEYLTWEDNNDIAEYPMDETEAANLEQDFLDDNACNDEALLHDENHQQAANDPETDDDNHDTDKIGRWDWVTRLTALEGGSGQVLHAWRIYAH; encoded by the exons ATGGAGCAAACAATCAACGAAGAGGGTGACGGAGGAAATGAGGAGGATGTTTTTCAGACTGATCCCGTTGTGGAAGAATACGTGGATAA GTCATTCGAACGATTCGAACATGTTGAGTATTTGACCTGGGAGGACAACAATGATATCGCTGAATACCCTATGGATGAGACGGAAGCGGCGAATCTCGAACAAGATTTTCTGGATGATAATGCATGTAATGATGAGGCTCTACTGCACGATGAAAACCATCAACAAGCCGCAAACGATCCCGAGACAGATGATGACAATCATGATACCGACAAA attggaCGTTGGGATTGGGTCACCCGATTGACCGCACTGGAGGGTGGATCTGGACAGGTTCTTCATGCTTGGCGAATCTACGCCCACTGA
- the LOC134225580 gene encoding 4-hydroxyphenylpyruvate dioxygenase isoform X2, producing the protein MTTYTDKGPKPDGGKFLCFDHVTFYVGNAKQAASYYTTRMGFTELAYQGLETGSRKLAKHVVRQNKIVFVFVSAYEPDNTELGAHLIRHGDGVKDVAFTVEDLDVIVKRAKQRGAEVVRDVWEESDEFGTVRFATVKTYGDTQHTFVERKNYRGLFLPGYKAPLYDDVLVKQLPPTNLDFIDHVVGNQPDLQMESVAAWYEKVLMFHRFWSVDDSQIHTEYSALRSIVMTNYEETVKMPINEPAKGKKKSQIEEYVDYYGGAGVQHIALNTSDIIKAIENLRARGMHFLSVPNTYYDQLRERLKSSKVKIQEDMDTLQKLNILIDYDENGYLLQIFTKNMQDRPTLFLEVIQRHGHNGFGAGNFKALFEAIEADQDKRGNL; encoded by the exons ACCACCTACACCGACAAGGGACCCAAACCCGACGGCGGAAAGTTCCTCTGTTTCGATCACGTCACCTTTTACGTGGGCAATGCCAAACAAGCGGCCAGCTATTACACAACCCGAATGGGTTTCACCGAGTTGGCCTACCAGGGACTGGAAACGGGCAGCCGCAAACTGGCCAAGCACGTGGTCCGCCAGAATAAGATCGTTTTTGTGTTCGTGTCCGCCTACGAACCGGACAACACCGAACTGGGTGCGCATCTAATTCGACATGGCGACGGAGTCAAGGACGTAGCCTTTACCGTTGAAGACCTGGACGTGATCGTCAAGCGAGCAAAACAGCGCGGAGCGGAAGTGGTTCGCGACGTTTGGGAAGAGAGCGACGAGTTCGGAACGGTGCGATTTGCCACCGTCAAGACATACGGCGATACTCAGCACACATTCGTCGAGAGGAAAAACTATCGGGGTCTTTTCCTGCCAGGCTACAAGGCTCCGCTGTACGATGATGTGCTTGTCAAGCAACTGCCTCCGACCAACCTCGACTTCATTGACCACGTTGTGGGCAACCAGCCCGACCTTCAAATGGAATCGGTGGCCGCATGGTACGAAAAGGTATTGATGTTCCATCGTTTCTGGTCCGTGGACGACAGCCAGATCCACACCGAATACTCCGCTCTGAGATCGATCGTGATGACCAACTACGAGGAAACGGTCAAAATGCCCATCAACGAGCCTGCCAAGGgcaagaaaaaatctcaaatagaAGAATATGTGGACTACTATGGAGGAGCCGGTGTTCAGCATATCGCTTTGAACACCAGCGACATCATTAAGGCAATCGAGAATCTTCGCGCCAGAGGAATGCACTTTTTATCAGTACCGAACACTTACTACGATCAACTGCGAGAACGCCTGAAGAGCAGCAAGGTCAAGATTCAGGAGGACATGGACACACTGCAGAAACTGAACATTCTGATCGACTACGATGAAAATGGTTATCTGTTGCAAATATTCACCAAAAACATGCAGGACCGACCAACACTGTTCCTAGAAGTTATCCAGAGACATGGGCATAAC GGATTTGGAGCTGGAAACTTCAAGGCTTTGTTCGAGGCCATCGAAGCCGACCAGGACAAGCGTGGAAACTTGTAA
- the LOC134225580 gene encoding 4-hydroxyphenylpyruvate dioxygenase isoform X1 gives MAEACPFGSTRSEREEPTIPTDVPRIHPSWPGANNAGVLKTTYTDKGPKPDGGKFLCFDHVTFYVGNAKQAASYYTTRMGFTELAYQGLETGSRKLAKHVVRQNKIVFVFVSAYEPDNTELGAHLIRHGDGVKDVAFTVEDLDVIVKRAKQRGAEVVRDVWEESDEFGTVRFATVKTYGDTQHTFVERKNYRGLFLPGYKAPLYDDVLVKQLPPTNLDFIDHVVGNQPDLQMESVAAWYEKVLMFHRFWSVDDSQIHTEYSALRSIVMTNYEETVKMPINEPAKGKKKSQIEEYVDYYGGAGVQHIALNTSDIIKAIENLRARGMHFLSVPNTYYDQLRERLKSSKVKIQEDMDTLQKLNILIDYDENGYLLQIFTKNMQDRPTLFLEVIQRHGHNGFGAGNFKALFEAIEADQDKRGNL, from the exons ACCACCTACACCGACAAGGGACCCAAACCCGACGGCGGAAAGTTCCTCTGTTTCGATCACGTCACCTTTTACGTGGGCAATGCCAAACAAGCGGCCAGCTATTACACAACCCGAATGGGTTTCACCGAGTTGGCCTACCAGGGACTGGAAACGGGCAGCCGCAAACTGGCCAAGCACGTGGTCCGCCAGAATAAGATCGTTTTTGTGTTCGTGTCCGCCTACGAACCGGACAACACCGAACTGGGTGCGCATCTAATTCGACATGGCGACGGAGTCAAGGACGTAGCCTTTACCGTTGAAGACCTGGACGTGATCGTCAAGCGAGCAAAACAGCGCGGAGCGGAAGTGGTTCGCGACGTTTGGGAAGAGAGCGACGAGTTCGGAACGGTGCGATTTGCCACCGTCAAGACATACGGCGATACTCAGCACACATTCGTCGAGAGGAAAAACTATCGGGGTCTTTTCCTGCCAGGCTACAAGGCTCCGCTGTACGATGATGTGCTTGTCAAGCAACTGCCTCCGACCAACCTCGACTTCATTGACCACGTTGTGGGCAACCAGCCCGACCTTCAAATGGAATCGGTGGCCGCATGGTACGAAAAGGTATTGATGTTCCATCGTTTCTGGTCCGTGGACGACAGCCAGATCCACACCGAATACTCCGCTCTGAGATCGATCGTGATGACCAACTACGAGGAAACGGTCAAAATGCCCATCAACGAGCCTGCCAAGGgcaagaaaaaatctcaaatagaAGAATATGTGGACTACTATGGAGGAGCCGGTGTTCAGCATATCGCTTTGAACACCAGCGACATCATTAAGGCAATCGAGAATCTTCGCGCCAGAGGAATGCACTTTTTATCAGTACCGAACACTTACTACGATCAACTGCGAGAACGCCTGAAGAGCAGCAAGGTCAAGATTCAGGAGGACATGGACACACTGCAGAAACTGAACATTCTGATCGACTACGATGAAAATGGTTATCTGTTGCAAATATTCACCAAAAACATGCAGGACCGACCAACACTGTTCCTAGAAGTTATCCAGAGACATGGGCATAAC GGATTTGGAGCTGGAAACTTCAAGGCTTTGTTCGAGGCCATCGAAGCCGACCAGGACAAGCGTGGAAACTTGTAA